In Atribacterota bacterium, the following proteins share a genomic window:
- a CDS encoding carbohydrate ABC transporter permease yields MKGWIRYLVLGVALIFFLFPVVWIVLTSFKTPGEFLAHPPKWIPHQPNLTHYFAVAQLGGYAALRNTLIVSSLTTLISIAFGTPCAYSLARFRIGGRNLAFWFLSHRMLPPITVAFPVFLLFRSLGWIDTYQALVLTHLTFTLPYVIWMMRSFFMDVPMEIEESAQIDGCSYWQTFTRIALPLSAPGLVATAVFCFIFSWCELLFGLVLSRTAVVPLSVQLPRYFGQQMVFWGEIGALSTLSMLPIFALTLFTQRFLVRGLTLGAVKQ; encoded by the coding sequence ATGAAAGGATGGATTCGATACCTGGTGCTTGGTGTTGCCTTGATCTTTTTCCTTTTTCCGGTGGTTTGGATTGTGCTCACCTCGTTTAAAACTCCGGGAGAATTCCTGGCTCATCCTCCAAAATGGATTCCGCACCAACCCAATCTCACCCATTACTTTGCCGTAGCTCAATTAGGGGGGTACGCAGCTCTAAGAAACACCCTTATCGTTTCTTCGCTTACCACTCTTATATCCATAGCCTTTGGTACACCCTGCGCGTACAGTTTGGCCCGTTTTCGAATCGGTGGAAGGAATTTAGCCTTTTGGTTTCTTTCCCATCGCATGCTTCCTCCCATCACCGTGGCTTTCCCGGTTTTTCTCCTCTTTCGAAGCCTGGGGTGGATCGATACATATCAGGCGTTGGTTCTGACCCATCTTACCTTTACCCTTCCTTACGTTATTTGGATGATGCGGAGCTTTTTCATGGATGTACCGATGGAAATCGAAGAGAGCGCCCAAATTGACGGATGTTCGTACTGGCAAACGTTCACCAGAATCGCGCTTCCGCTCTCTGCTCCCGGACTGGTGGCAACTGCGGTGTTCTGCTTCATTTTCAGCTGGTGCGAACTCCTCTTTGGTCTGGTCCTGTCCCGCACGGCGGTTGTTCCTCTTTCCGTGCAACTTCCCCGTTACTTTGGTCAGCAAATGGTTTTTTGGGGTGAAATCGGAGCGCTTTCTACGCTCTCTATGCTACCCATTTTCGCTCTGACCCTCTTCACCCAGAGGTTTTTGGTGCGTGGATTAACCCTTGGTGCGGTAAAACAGTAG
- a CDS encoding FadR/GntR family transcriptional regulator, with the protein MVHSVKEKHLFALPDRDSATDLVIKHIKTLFVEKKLRPGDRLPSEYELSEAMGVSRGSIREAMKILKAVGVVEIKQGDGTYVTQPSTRAYFDPLFFELLLTEASVREFMELREIIESGVLRLVVTNASDQELRELTSVHQKMENAVATLQSTFRELTQLDIEFHLTLGRLTHNVLLEKIYRFILDFFAPTIERTYHREKTGANALRLHRDILNALIERDGEKVQSALRESIHEWQRLFREGT; encoded by the coding sequence GTGGTGCACAGTGTGAAAGAAAAACACCTCTTTGCTTTGCCGGACCGGGATAGTGCTACTGATTTGGTTATAAAGCACATTAAAACCCTCTTTGTAGAGAAGAAGCTCCGCCCCGGGGATCGATTGCCGAGCGAATACGAACTCTCCGAGGCGATGGGGGTGAGTCGGGGCTCAATCCGTGAAGCGATGAAAATCCTTAAAGCCGTTGGTGTTGTTGAGATCAAGCAGGGTGATGGCACCTACGTGACTCAACCTTCCACCAGGGCGTATTTTGACCCCCTGTTTTTCGAGCTCCTCCTCACCGAAGCAAGTGTCCGGGAATTTATGGAGCTTCGAGAAATCATCGAAAGCGGTGTGCTACGCTTAGTGGTTACGAATGCGAGCGATCAAGAATTGCGGGAACTGACGAGTGTCCATCAGAAAATGGAAAACGCAGTTGCCACATTGCAAAGCACCTTTCGGGAGCTCACCCAGCTTGATATCGAGTTTCACCTTACCCTGGGTCGGCTTACCCACAACGTGCTTTTGGAGAAGATTTATCGTTTCATCCTGGATTTCTTTGCTCCGACTATTGAGCGGACCTACCATCGAGAAAAAACGGGAGCAAATGCCCTGCGCCTCCATCGGGACATCCTCAATGCCCTCATTGAGAGGGATGGAGAAAAGGTGCAGAGCGCGCTTCGCGAGTCAATTCACGAATGGCAACGGCTCTTTCGGGAGGGAACCTGA